A genome region from Mycobacterium florentinum includes the following:
- a CDS encoding ComEA family DNA-binding protein, translated as MRTEQPSERLHRRLGTDPAVDVPAEEPDPDAPGEDQNSLLPRWLPDASDGGSWWARLRADPGRAGAIGLAVVAALAVLVTIFTLVRDHPAPVMSAKLPPVEKVSPKTSASPGPDRPVVVSVVGLVHKPGLVTLTPGARIADAVQAAGGAMDGADTIGLNMARPLGDGEQIVVGLAPVSGQPTALGSSVTAGSAPGTKTPAPPGPVKGSVRPKAGEVLDLNTATVEQLDDLPGVGPVTAAAIVGWRQTNGKFTSVDQLAEVDGIGPSRLDKLRALVRV; from the coding sequence ATGCGAACAGAACAGCCCAGCGAGCGACTGCACCGGCGTCTCGGCACCGATCCAGCGGTCGATGTGCCCGCCGAGGAACCGGACCCGGACGCGCCGGGTGAGGATCAGAACTCGTTGCTGCCGCGCTGGCTTCCAGACGCATCGGACGGCGGAAGCTGGTGGGCCCGGCTGCGAGCCGATCCGGGCCGCGCCGGCGCGATCGGATTGGCCGTGGTGGCCGCCCTGGCCGTGCTTGTCACTATATTCACGCTGGTTCGCGACCATCCCGCACCGGTGATGTCGGCGAAACTGCCGCCGGTCGAAAAGGTGAGCCCCAAAACCTCGGCGAGTCCGGGCCCGGACCGGCCGGTGGTGGTCAGCGTGGTGGGCCTGGTGCACAAGCCCGGCCTGGTCACGTTGACACCCGGCGCGCGGATCGCCGACGCGGTGCAGGCCGCCGGGGGCGCGATGGACGGGGCAGACACCATCGGACTGAACATGGCCCGTCCGCTCGGTGACGGGGAGCAGATCGTGGTCGGGCTGGCGCCCGTGTCGGGGCAGCCCACCGCGCTGGGCAGCTCTGTGACGGCCGGCTCGGCTCCGGGCACCAAGACGCCGGCACCGCCGGGGCCGGTTAAGGGATCCGTGCGGCCGAAAGCCGGCGAAGTGCTCGACCTGAATACCGCGACCGTGGAGCAGCTGGACGACCTGCCCGGTGTCGGGCCGGTCACCGCCGCCGCGATCGTCGGGTGGCGGCAGACCAATGGCAAGTTCACCAGCGTCGATCAGCTCGCCGAGGTCGACGGCATCGGGCCGTCGCGGCTGGACAAGCTGCGCGCCCTGGTCCGTGTCTGA
- a CDS encoding acyl-CoA dehydrogenase family protein, producing MQLALTPEEAAFRDELRTIYTTKIPQEMRDRVRQGSAEVVHDDIVTSHKILHEHGLAVPSWPVEWGGKDWTPTQHQIWADEMQLACVPEPLNFNTKMVGPVIAEFGSQEIKERFLPPTASLDIWWCQGFSEPEAGSDLASLRTTAVRDGDSYVVNGQKTWTTLGQYADWIFCLVRTDPQAPKRQAGISFLLFEMNTPGITVRPIKTIDGGHEVNEIFFEDVRVPANQLVGEENKGWTYAKFLLGNERTGIAGVGRTKVRLAEVKKFAAQAGVLDDPLFAARLAEAENELLALELTQSRVVTDSADGQPNPASSVLKLRGSQLQQIATELLVEVAGPDALPCDGEGIASPDWAQHSAPRYLNYRKTSIYGGSSEVQRNIIASTILGL from the coding sequence ATGCAACTGGCGCTGACACCGGAGGAAGCCGCATTCCGCGACGAGCTCCGCACCATCTACACCACCAAGATTCCGCAAGAGATGCGCGATCGGGTACGCCAGGGTTCGGCGGAAGTCGTCCACGACGACATCGTCACCAGCCACAAGATCTTGCACGAACACGGCCTGGCGGTACCGAGCTGGCCGGTCGAGTGGGGCGGCAAGGACTGGACGCCCACCCAGCACCAGATCTGGGCCGACGAGATGCAATTGGCATGCGTCCCGGAGCCGCTGAACTTCAACACCAAGATGGTGGGCCCGGTGATCGCCGAGTTCGGGTCGCAGGAGATCAAGGAGCGCTTCCTGCCGCCGACGGCCAGCCTCGACATCTGGTGGTGCCAGGGCTTTTCCGAGCCCGAAGCCGGCTCCGACCTGGCGTCGCTGCGTACCACCGCGGTGCGTGACGGCGACAGCTACGTCGTCAACGGCCAGAAGACGTGGACCACGCTGGGCCAGTACGCCGATTGGATCTTCTGCCTGGTCCGCACCGACCCGCAGGCGCCCAAGCGTCAGGCCGGCATCTCGTTCCTGCTCTTCGAGATGAACACGCCGGGCATCACCGTGCGACCCATCAAGACGATCGACGGCGGGCACGAGGTCAACGAGATTTTCTTCGAAGACGTCCGCGTTCCCGCCAATCAGCTTGTCGGAGAAGAAAACAAGGGCTGGACATACGCGAAGTTCCTGCTGGGCAACGAACGCACCGGCATCGCCGGCGTGGGGCGGACCAAGGTGCGCCTCGCCGAGGTGAAGAAATTCGCGGCGCAAGCCGGGGTGCTCGACGACCCCCTGTTCGCGGCCCGGTTGGCCGAGGCCGAAAACGAGCTGCTGGCACTGGAACTCACCCAGTCGCGAGTGGTGACGGATTCCGCGGACGGACAACCCAACCCGGCGTCGTCGGTGCTCAAGCTGCGCGGCAGCCAATTGCAGCAGATCGCTACCGAGCTACTTGTCGAGGTGGCCGGCCCGGACGCGCTGCCCTGCGACGGGGAAGGCATCGCGTCCCCGGACTGGGCGCAGCACAGTGCACCGCGCTACCTCAACTACCGCAAGACGTCGATCTACGGCGGCAGCAGCGAGGTACAGCGCAACATCATCGCGTCCACCATTCTGGGATTGTGA
- a CDS encoding acyl-CoA dehydrogenase family protein — MDLQLTDEQSLLRDTTRDLLSRSYDPESRNKVIGSDLGWSREVWSQLADTGILGLGFDPDEAGQIEIMVVLTEAGRRLAPEPILHAALAPGALIAERGTDTQKEQLDDVAAGQRLLAFAHLEPGHRKPTTTVTTQAVRQGDSWTLTGRKNPVLAGDCADALVVSAALPDGGTGLFLVDANAVTRHPFRTFDGQRGAQIDLDGAPADALGEAIDASGAISGAIVRIQSALCAEAVGAMEEALRLTTDYLKTRKQFGVTLNNFQTLTQRAADIYVSLEMARSMSLYAAMSIADGNLDPLIASRAKVQIGRSGRHIAQESIQMHGGIGVTAEYPVSHYAARLTAIEHTLGTSGDHVHNLIDHLGDYDLARL, encoded by the coding sequence ATGGACCTTCAGTTGACCGACGAGCAGAGCCTGCTGCGCGATACCACCCGCGATCTGCTGTCCCGCAGCTACGACCCGGAGAGCCGCAACAAGGTCATCGGCTCCGATCTCGGCTGGAGCCGTGAGGTCTGGAGTCAGCTCGCCGACACCGGAATTCTCGGCCTGGGCTTCGACCCGGACGAGGCAGGCCAGATCGAGATCATGGTCGTGCTCACCGAGGCCGGGCGGCGGCTGGCTCCCGAGCCGATCCTGCACGCCGCGCTGGCACCGGGCGCGCTGATCGCCGAGCGGGGCACCGACACCCAGAAGGAACAGCTCGACGACGTCGCGGCGGGCCAGCGGCTACTGGCCTTCGCCCACTTGGAGCCGGGCCACCGCAAGCCGACCACGACGGTCACCACTCAGGCTGTACGGCAAGGTGATTCATGGACGTTGACCGGACGCAAGAACCCCGTGCTCGCCGGGGACTGCGCCGATGCGTTGGTGGTCAGCGCCGCATTGCCAGACGGAGGTACCGGCCTGTTCCTGGTGGACGCGAACGCGGTCACCCGTCACCCGTTCCGGACCTTCGACGGACAACGCGGTGCGCAGATCGACTTGGACGGCGCACCCGCCGATGCGTTGGGCGAGGCAATCGACGCATCGGGTGCCATCAGCGGTGCGATCGTTCGCATCCAGTCGGCGCTGTGCGCCGAGGCGGTCGGGGCGATGGAGGAAGCGCTGCGGCTGACCACCGATTACCTCAAGACGCGCAAGCAGTTCGGTGTCACGCTCAATAATTTCCAGACACTGACCCAGCGAGCCGCGGACATTTATGTGTCGCTGGAAATGGCACGCAGCATGAGCCTGTACGCCGCGATGTCGATCGCCGACGGCAACCTCGACCCGCTGATCGCGTCGCGGGCCAAGGTGCAGATCGGCCGCTCGGGCCGGCACATCGCGCAGGAGTCGATCCAGATGCATGGCGGGATCGGCGTGACCGCGGAATATCCGGTGAGCCACTACGCCGCCCGGCTCACCGCGATCGAGCACACCCTGGGCACCTCGGGCGATCACGTGCACAACCTGATCGACCACCTCGGCGACTACGACTTGGCCCGGCTCTAG